A single Brucella intermedia LMG 3301 DNA region contains:
- the smc gene encoding chromosome segregation protein SMC: protein MRFSKLRLVGFKSFVEPMEFVIEGGLTGVVGPNGCGKSNLVEALRWVMGENSYKNMRASGMDDVIFSGSATRPARNTAEVTLFLDNSDRSAPASYNDADELQVSRRIERESGSVYRINGKEARAKDVQLLFADQSTGARSPSMVGQGRIGELIQAKPQARRALLEEAAGISGLHTRRHEAELRLRAAETNLERLDDVVGELGSQIESLKRQARQANRFKALSADIRRAEAALLHLRWSQAKMQEGEAQSALAQATSAVGDMAQAQMNAAKAQAVGAHKLPELREAEAKAAAALQRLSIARTQLDEEGERLRARRAELIKRLEQLSADIAREEEMMRENADILARLDEEEQELIASAEESGKRDQELHALFQEAEIRLQDSENALSRVTAERAEAAAERVQIERALRETRDRRDRLAVQMEAIERDIASVAEQIGGLFDPAEKRIVVDRCAEALATAEEMVASAEELVANAREAEAASRQPLSEARTELNRIETEAQTLARILNAGETGQFPPVVEELRVEKGYEVALGAALGEDLDAASDEHAPVYWAYNPATDADPALPEGVMPLDRLVEGPQQLRRRLAQVGVVSDSDGKRLQALLQPGQRLVSKAGALWRWDGYTASADAPTPAAQRLAQKNRLAELEQEAVAARKRAEQAEQDVQRTEAGLREAIEQERVARDQWRANQRKLDEAREALAAAERAAGQLATRRAGLEDSKAHLTENLEEAQMRVAEAEDRLGEMPDIDAIGERLAALSSEVMADRAALAEARAAYEGLRREADARKRRLEMIALERRNWKSRAENAGRHIDALNDRRAETADEAEALAEAPDEIESRRRALLNELSQADALRKQAGDILAEAEAAQAELDKTATLAIQQLAASREQRARAEERLAAAEERRKDAEARIAEALNCPPHEAIRQTGLKPDEAFPDPDQLERQLERLKIERERLGAVNLRADEEQQELSGRLDTIVSEREDVIEAIKKLRQAIQSLNREGRERLLAAFDVVNVQFQRLFTHLFGGGTAELQLIESDDPLEAGLEILARPPGKKPQTMTLLSGGEQALTAMALIFAVFLTNPAPICVLDEVDAPLDDHNVERYCNLMDEMAASTETRFVVITHNPITMARMNRLFGVTMGEQGVSQLVSVDLQTAERLREAS from the coding sequence ATGCGCTTCTCCAAGCTTCGTCTTGTCGGCTTCAAATCCTTCGTCGAGCCCATGGAGTTTGTCATCGAAGGCGGGCTGACCGGTGTTGTCGGTCCGAACGGTTGCGGCAAATCCAATCTGGTCGAAGCGCTGCGCTGGGTGATGGGCGAAAACTCATACAAGAACATGCGCGCTTCCGGCATGGACGATGTGATCTTCTCGGGCTCCGCCACGCGGCCCGCGCGCAATACGGCGGAGGTCACGCTTTTCCTCGACAATTCGGACCGCAGCGCGCCGGCAAGCTATAATGATGCGGATGAGTTGCAGGTTTCCCGCCGCATCGAACGCGAATCCGGCTCGGTTTACCGCATCAACGGCAAGGAAGCGCGCGCCAAGGATGTGCAGCTTCTCTTCGCGGACCAGTCGACAGGTGCTCGTTCGCCGTCGATGGTCGGGCAGGGCCGTATCGGTGAGCTGATTCAGGCAAAGCCGCAGGCCCGTCGCGCGCTTCTCGAAGAAGCCGCTGGCATCTCAGGGCTGCATACGCGCCGCCATGAGGCCGAACTGCGCCTTCGTGCCGCCGAAACCAATCTGGAACGCCTGGATGACGTGGTGGGCGAACTGGGGAGCCAGATCGAAAGCCTGAAGCGTCAGGCCCGTCAGGCAAATCGCTTCAAGGCCCTGTCCGCAGATATCCGCCGGGCGGAAGCCGCACTCCTGCATCTGCGCTGGTCACAGGCAAAGATGCAGGAAGGCGAGGCGCAAAGCGCACTGGCGCAGGCGACTTCCGCCGTTGGCGACATGGCGCAGGCGCAGATGAACGCTGCAAAGGCACAGGCAGTTGGCGCGCACAAGCTGCCCGAACTGCGTGAAGCGGAGGCCAAGGCCGCGGCTGCGTTGCAGCGCCTCTCCATTGCCCGGACCCAGCTGGACGAGGAAGGCGAGCGTCTTCGTGCTCGCCGGGCAGAATTGATAAAGCGCCTCGAGCAGCTTTCCGCCGATATAGCGCGCGAAGAAGAAATGATGCGCGAGAACGCCGATATTCTGGCGCGGCTCGATGAGGAGGAGCAGGAACTGATCGCTTCTGCCGAGGAATCCGGCAAACGCGATCAGGAATTGCATGCGTTGTTCCAGGAAGCGGAAATTCGCTTGCAGGACAGCGAGAATGCATTGTCCCGCGTGACGGCTGAGCGTGCCGAAGCGGCTGCGGAACGTGTGCAGATCGAGCGGGCCCTGAGGGAAACCCGTGACCGTCGCGACCGCCTGGCCGTTCAGATGGAGGCGATCGAGCGCGACATAGCTTCGGTTGCGGAGCAGATCGGCGGCTTGTTCGATCCGGCGGAAAAGCGCATCGTGGTCGACCGTTGCGCGGAAGCGCTGGCCACTGCGGAAGAAATGGTCGCCAGCGCGGAAGAGCTTGTCGCTAACGCACGTGAGGCGGAAGCCGCCAGCCGTCAGCCTTTGAGCGAAGCCCGCACTGAACTGAACCGTATCGAAACGGAAGCGCAGACGCTGGCCCGCATTCTGAATGCCGGTGAAACGGGGCAGTTCCCGCCAGTGGTGGAAGAACTACGCGTTGAGAAGGGTTATGAAGTCGCACTCGGCGCAGCGCTTGGCGAAGATCTTGATGCGGCCAGCGATGAACACGCGCCGGTCTATTGGGCTTACAATCCTGCAACCGATGCCGATCCCGCTTTGCCGGAGGGTGTGATGCCGCTTGATCGGCTGGTGGAAGGGCCGCAGCAATTGCGCCGCAGGCTGGCACAGGTTGGCGTTGTTTCGGATAGCGATGGCAAACGCCTGCAAGCCTTGTTGCAACCGGGCCAGCGGCTGGTGAGCAAGGCGGGTGCGCTCTGGCGTTGGGACGGTTATACGGCGAGCGCTGATGCGCCGACACCCGCGGCCCAGCGGCTGGCGCAAAAAAACCGGCTGGCGGAACTCGAACAGGAAGCGGTTGCAGCCCGCAAGCGTGCCGAGCAGGCCGAACAGGACGTGCAGCGCACCGAGGCGGGTCTTCGCGAGGCCATTGAGCAGGAGCGTGTCGCCCGCGATCAATGGCGCGCAAACCAGCGCAAACTCGATGAAGCGCGCGAAGCCCTGGCTGCCGCCGAACGCGCCGCAGGTCAGCTTGCGACACGCCGTGCGGGTCTGGAAGACAGCAAGGCGCATCTCACTGAAAATCTCGAAGAAGCGCAGATGCGCGTCGCGGAAGCCGAAGATCGGCTTGGCGAAATGCCGGATATCGATGCGATTGGCGAACGGCTCGCCGCATTGAGCAGCGAGGTCATGGCGGATCGCGCGGCGCTGGCTGAGGCGCGTGCTGCCTATGAAGGGCTGCGTCGCGAGGCCGATGCCCGCAAGCGGCGGCTGGAAATGATTGCGCTGGAGCGCCGCAACTGGAAATCCCGCGCGGAAAATGCCGGCCGCCATATAGATGCATTGAATGATCGTCGGGCGGAAACGGCGGACGAAGCTGAGGCGCTTGCGGAAGCGCCTGACGAGATCGAGAGCCGTCGCCGGGCGCTGTTGAACGAACTTTCGCAGGCTGATGCCCTTCGCAAGCAGGCGGGCGATATTCTGGCCGAGGCGGAAGCCGCGCAGGCGGAACTCGACAAGACGGCTACCCTTGCCATCCAGCAGCTGGCGGCGAGCCGCGAACAGCGTGCGCGTGCCGAAGAACGGCTTGCGGCGGCTGAAGAGCGGCGCAAGGATGCGGAAGCCCGCATCGCAGAAGCCTTGAACTGTCCTCCGCATGAGGCTATTCGCCAGACAGGCTTGAAGCCGGACGAAGCCTTCCCTGATCCCGATCAGCTGGAACGTCAACTCGAGCGGTTGAAGATCGAGCGAGAGCGGCTTGGCGCAGTCAATCTGCGCGCTGATGAAGAGCAGCAGGAATTGTCCGGACGTCTCGATACCATCGTCTCCGAGCGGGAAGACGTCATTGAGGCGATCAAGAAACTGCGCCAGGCAATCCAGAGCCTCAATCGTGAGGGACGTGAGCGCCTGCTGGCTGCATTTGACGTTGTGAATGTGCAGTTCCAACGCCTGTTCACGCATCTCTTCGGCGGCGGCACGGCAGAACTGCAACTGATCGAAAGTGACGATCCGCTGGAAGCAGGCCTTGAAATTCTCGCCCGCCCGCCCGGCAAGAAGCCGCAGACCATGACGCTGCTTTCCGGCGGTGAACAGGCACTGACGGCCATGGCGCTCATCTTTGCGGTGTTCCTAACCAATCCGGCACCGATCTGCGTGCTTGACGAAGTGGACGCGCCGCTCGATGACCACAATGTCGAGCGCTACTGCAATCTGATGGATGAAATGGCGGCTTCGACCGAAACACGCTTCGTGGTCATCACCCATAACCCGATCACCATGGCGCGCATGAACCGTCTGTTCGGTGTCACCATGGGCGAGCAGGGCGTGAGCCAGCTCGTTTCGGTGGATTTGCAGACGGCGGAACGCCTGCGCGAAGCGAGCTAA
- a CDS encoding O-antigen ligase family protein gives MFIILYAVWSLGLILFRGEPFNDNRQIGYTLLIAIFAFAGSGMVLVRDPLRAYVLGARVGTLLALIIALYLSVTDGGRIGVGGNQAVFAFVAGVAAISAAIPLRKASRYLPNGPQWLVLGSAAVLTSETRAVIVVLPIFAAVEILIFLKRFSIRQQGTAYAILFAAIAALVVVGPVGSIISKRFSGMIEYYDTGHAADWEDKVSADIREVMWRSASNVIAAHPLAGVGSYSKMDYVRAEAGDKASMLDGFRHVHNTVLDELLNDGIVGLIFMACAFISIFVYLWRTADSWAMRRALIYFALVCGSYGMLHNPLLHEVTISSTMFFLAALNAAASRRIMAARRAGLTSYVLGKKSPA, from the coding sequence TTGTTCATAATCTTATATGCTGTCTGGTCGTTGGGCCTGATCTTGTTTCGGGGGGAGCCTTTCAACGACAACCGGCAGATCGGCTACACGCTGCTGATCGCGATTTTTGCTTTTGCCGGTTCGGGAATGGTGCTTGTCCGGGACCCGCTCCGGGCCTATGTCCTTGGCGCGCGTGTTGGGACGCTGCTTGCCCTGATTATCGCGCTCTATCTTTCCGTGACCGACGGGGGGCGCATCGGTGTCGGCGGCAATCAGGCTGTCTTTGCATTCGTGGCCGGGGTAGCGGCGATATCCGCCGCCATTCCTTTACGTAAGGCTTCGCGTTACTTGCCGAACGGTCCGCAGTGGCTGGTATTGGGGTCTGCGGCGGTTCTGACGTCCGAAACCCGGGCAGTCATCGTGGTCTTGCCGATTTTCGCGGCCGTGGAAATTCTCATCTTCCTGAAGCGTTTCAGTATCCGGCAGCAGGGAACTGCCTATGCGATACTGTTTGCAGCAATAGCTGCTCTCGTCGTGGTGGGCCCCGTTGGCAGCATCATTTCCAAACGTTTTTCCGGAATGATCGAATATTACGATACCGGACACGCCGCTGACTGGGAGGACAAGGTTTCGGCGGATATTCGCGAGGTCATGTGGAGGAGTGCGTCGAATGTTATCGCCGCCCATCCTCTCGCAGGTGTCGGTTCCTATTCAAAGATGGACTATGTGAGGGCCGAGGCGGGCGACAAGGCGTCGATGCTTGACGGCTTCCGCCATGTCCATAATACGGTACTCGACGAGTTGCTGAATGACGGTATTGTCGGTCTCATCTTCATGGCCTGTGCGTTTATCTCCATCTTCGTCTATTTGTGGCGAACAGCCGATAGCTGGGCAATGCGGCGAGCCTTGATCTACTTCGCCCTTGTGTGCGGCAGCTACGGCATGCTGCACAATCCGTTGTTGCACGAAGTGACGATATCCTCGACCATGTTCTTCCTCGCGGCGCTCAACGCGGCTGCATCAAGGCGCATCATGGCGGCACGGCGCGCCGGACTCACCTCATATGTTTTGGGAAAGAAATCACCTGCATGA
- a CDS encoding DUF721 domain-containing protein, which produces MSEQTSRRGFRPLADMASGLVDPMLQKRAGINLALLQSWEDIVGPAIGATSRPLRIIWPRRLHEDDPFSPATLIIACEGFAALQVQHETGEIISRINGFLGFSAVGRIRIEQKPPLIPAKRRVKRLAPLGPADERRIDKATDAIEDDALRAALARLGKNILAEKRTAGRKDGKGN; this is translated from the coding sequence ATGAGCGAACAAACATCCAGGCGCGGCTTCAGGCCGCTGGCAGATATGGCTTCGGGTCTGGTCGATCCGATGCTGCAGAAACGCGCCGGTATCAATCTCGCCTTGCTTCAGTCATGGGAAGACATCGTCGGTCCCGCCATCGGCGCAACCTCGCGCCCACTGCGCATTATCTGGCCGCGCCGTCTCCATGAGGACGATCCGTTTTCTCCTGCAACGCTGATTATTGCCTGTGAAGGGTTCGCCGCTCTTCAGGTCCAGCACGAGACAGGAGAAATCATCAGCCGTATCAATGGGTTTCTCGGTTTCTCCGCGGTCGGGCGCATTCGCATCGAGCAGAAACCGCCGCTTATTCCGGCCAAGCGACGGGTGAAGCGTCTGGCGCCGCTCGGGCCTGCGGATGAGCGCCGTATCGACAAGGCGACGGACGCTATTGAAGACGATGCGCTTCGCGCAGCGCTTGCCCGCCTCGGCAAGAACATTCTCGCTGAGAAGCGGACCGCTGGCCGAAAGGACGGCAAGGGGAATTGA
- a CDS encoding IS3 family transposase (programmed frameshift), with product MSNEYRHVELLTGDVRRRRWTTEQKLTIIEQSFEPGETVSSTARRHGVAPNLLYRWRRLLSEGGAAAVDSDEPVVGNSEVKKLEDRVRELERMLGRKTMEVEILREALSKADFKKTDIAADLVAEGRFAMKAVADTLGVSRSNLNERLKGRSKPRGSYHKAEDAELLPIIRRLVDQRPTYGYRRIAALLNRERRAADKPVINAKRVHRIMGNHAMLLEKHTAVRKGRLHDGKVMVMRSNLRWCSDGLEFTCWNGEVIRLAFIIDAFDREIIAWTAVANAGISGSDVRDMMLEAVEKRFNGTRAPHAIEHLSDNGSAYTARDTRLFAQALNLTPCFTPVASPQSNGMSEAFVKTLKRDYIRIAALPDAETALQFIDGWIEDYNEIHPHSALKMASPRQFIRAKSN from the exons ATGTCTAACGAGTATCGACACGTTGAATTGCTGACGGGTGATGTTCGCCGCAGGCGGTGGACAACCGAGCAAAAGCTGACAATCATTGAGCAGAGTTTCGAACCAGGCGAGACGGTATCGTCCACCGCTCGCCGCCATGGCGTCGCGCCCAATCTGCTTTATCGGTGGCGCAGGCTCTTGAGCGAGGGAGGTGCTGCAGCTGTGGATTCTGACGAGCCGGTGGTCGGCAATTCGGAAGTGAAGAAGCTGGAAGATCGCGTCCGCGAGCTGGAGCGCATGCTCGGCCGCAAGACGATGGAGGTCGAAATCCTTCGGGAAGCCTTGTCCAAAGCAGACT TCAAAAAAACGGATATCGCGGCCGATCTTGTTGCCGAAGGACGGTTCGCGATGAAGGCCGTCGCAGACACGCTGGGCGTATCCCGTTCCAACCTCAACGAGCGGCTGAAAGGCAGATCGAAGCCGCGCGGCTCCTATCACAAGGCCGAGGATGCAGAGCTTTTGCCCATCATTCGCAGGCTGGTAGATCAAAGGCCAACCTATGGCTATCGGCGGATCGCCGCGCTCCTCAATCGCGAAAGGCGAGCCGCCGATAAGCCTGTCATCAACGCCAAACGGGTCCATCGCATCATGGGCAACCACGCCATGCTGCTGGAAAAGCACACAGCCGTTCGCAAGGGCCGCCTCCACGATGGCAAGGTCATGGTCATGCGCTCCAACCTGCGCTGGTGCTCGGATGGGCTGGAGTTCACCTGCTGGAACGGCGAGGTCATCCGTCTCGCCTTCATCATCGACGCCTTCGACCGCGAGATCATTGCCTGGACGGCGGTCGCCAACGCGGGCATCTCCGGCTCAGACGTGCGCGACATGATGCTGGAGGCGGTCGAGAAACGCTTCAATGGAACCAGAGCCCCACATGCAATCGAGCATCTCTCGGACAACGGCTCTGCTTACACCGCGAGGGACACGAGGCTGTTTGCGCAAGCACTCAATCTGACACCCTGCTTCACGCCGGTCGCCAGCCCGCAGTCGAACGGCATGTCGGAGGCCTTCGTCAAAACCCTGAAGCGGGATTATATTCGCATCGCAGCACTACCGGACGCAGAAACAGCGCTCCAGTTCATCGACGGATGGATCGAGGACTATAATGAAATCCATCCACATTCCGCGCTCAAGATGGCTTCCCCTCGGCAGTTCATCAGGGCTAAATCAAACTAG
- a CDS encoding DsbA family protein encodes MPAAFNRRHVISLAGAAAAGLAFAGGANAQQRSPEGTVDAAKIAEPGKLKDMVYGKADAPVTIVEYASLTCPHCADFTINTFPKIKEKYIDTGKARLIFREFPFDPRATAAFMLARCAPEDRYFPMVDVFFKQQQQWATAEDGEAALLQIAKLAGFTQESFKACLTNQQLLDDVRATMERGSKDFGVNATPTFFINGQKYAGALSVDEMSAIIDKLL; translated from the coding sequence ATGCCTGCAGCGTTTAATCGCAGACACGTTATTTCTCTTGCCGGAGCGGCGGCTGCCGGTCTGGCTTTTGCCGGTGGCGCGAATGCGCAGCAGCGTAGTCCGGAAGGCACAGTCGATGCAGCCAAGATTGCCGAACCCGGCAAGCTCAAGGACATGGTCTACGGCAAGGCGGACGCACCGGTCACCATCGTGGAATATGCATCGCTGACCTGCCCGCATTGCGCCGATTTCACCATCAACACCTTTCCGAAAATCAAGGAAAAATATATCGATACGGGCAAGGCACGGCTCATCTTCCGTGAGTTCCCGTTCGATCCGCGCGCGACTGCCGCTTTCATGCTGGCGCGCTGCGCACCGGAAGACCGGTACTTCCCGATGGTCGACGTTTTCTTCAAGCAGCAGCAGCAATGGGCGACAGCCGAAGACGGCGAAGCCGCTCTCCTGCAAATTGCAAAACTTGCCGGTTTTACACAGGAGTCGTTCAAGGCTTGCTTGACGAACCAGCAACTTCTCGATGATGTGAGAGCCACGATGGAGCGTGGATCGAAGGATTTCGGTGTGAATGCAACGCCGACGTTCTTCATTAACGGACAAAAATACGCTGGAGCGCTTTCGGTTGACGAAATGTCGGCAATCATCGACAAGCTTCTCTGA
- a CDS encoding VOC family protein: MRITGKLDYLEMPAGNGSLDATKSFYARAFGWSFVDYGPTYSAFSEGLDGGFDADREATAKPLPVLYATRLEETLASVTEAGGTIVKPIFAFPGGRRFHFTDPAGNELAVWSDK, encoded by the coding sequence ATGCGTATCACAGGAAAGCTCGACTATCTCGAAATGCCGGCTGGAAACGGATCGCTCGATGCGACCAAGAGCTTCTACGCGCGCGCTTTCGGCTGGTCTTTTGTCGATTACGGCCCAACCTATTCCGCCTTTTCAGAAGGATTGGACGGCGGTTTTGATGCCGACAGAGAGGCCACCGCGAAGCCATTGCCCGTCCTCTATGCCACAAGGCTGGAAGAAACGCTGGCTTCCGTGACAGAAGCGGGTGGAACGATTGTGAAACCCATTTTTGCCTTCCCGGGCGGACGTCGCTTTCATTTCACCGACCCTGCTGGCAACGAACTTGCGGTCTGGAGCGACAAGTAG
- a CDS encoding glycosyltransferase family 25 protein has protein sequence MNQSVPVYVINLARSRDRWDRLKSNADALSIELRRVEAVEGKLLSSEELTDFDEAGFRRWHGKIAMPAEIGCYFSHIRALEIIADAPEPFAVIVEDDIVFTPEFKPFLTHLTKAAGWDAVKLVNHRTAAFQSFQRIDSQFSIGRCLHGPLGSSAAYVVTREGASKLLKALRPMRLPYDVAGVLPISPDRSASLI, from the coding sequence GTGAACCAGTCAGTACCTGTCTATGTCATCAATCTTGCGCGGTCCCGGGATCGCTGGGACAGGTTGAAGTCCAACGCCGATGCTCTTTCAATCGAACTCCGGCGCGTGGAAGCCGTCGAGGGAAAGCTGCTGTCATCGGAGGAACTGACGGATTTCGATGAGGCAGGGTTCCGGCGCTGGCACGGCAAAATCGCAATGCCGGCAGAAATTGGCTGTTACTTCAGTCACATACGAGCATTGGAAATCATAGCCGATGCGCCGGAGCCTTTTGCCGTGATTGTGGAAGATGACATCGTTTTTACACCTGAGTTCAAACCCTTTCTAACGCATTTGACAAAGGCGGCAGGCTGGGACGCAGTGAAGCTTGTCAATCACCGAACCGCTGCTTTCCAGTCTTTCCAGCGCATTGATAGCCAGTTTTCAATTGGTCGCTGCTTGCATGGACCGCTGGGAAGTTCCGCAGCTTATGTCGTTACCCGTGAAGGCGCCTCGAAATTGCTCAAGGCGCTTCGCCCGATGCGGCTTCCTTATGATGTCGCTGGAGTGCTCCCCATTTCACCGGACAGGTCGGCTAGTTTGATTTAG
- the mutY gene encoding A/G-specific adenine glycosylase gives MLTSTTSNQSTKLLHWYDRHHRVLPWRISPSEQASGIRPDPYRVWLSEIMLQQTTVEAVKSYFVKFIERWPAVQAMALASEDDILRAWAGLGYYSRARNLKKCADAVVRQHDGKFPGSAAALKELPGIGDYTSAAIAAIAFGEAVAVVDGNVERVISRLYTIDTPLPAAKPEIRALMGQLTPIDRPGDFAQAMMDLGATICTPRRPACAICPLNDDCMALKSRDPEEFPVKAPKAEKPIRTGAAFIAIADDGSVFLRKRKDEGLLAGMTEVPGSPWTARIDGDTTIDAAPFPAQWTASGSITHVFTHFELRLSVYRSENVSKAASSDGWWSLPTELSDEALPTVMKKAITAAIPEAFKGKRKNR, from the coding sequence ATGCTGACTTCCACCACTTCCAATCAAAGCACAAAGCTTCTGCACTGGTATGACCGGCACCACCGCGTCTTGCCGTGGCGCATCAGCCCATCCGAACAGGCTTCCGGCATCAGACCAGATCCCTATCGCGTGTGGCTGTCCGAGATCATGCTTCAGCAGACAACAGTCGAGGCGGTCAAGTCCTACTTTGTAAAGTTCATCGAACGCTGGCCCGCTGTTCAGGCCATGGCGCTGGCGAGTGAAGACGATATTCTGCGAGCATGGGCCGGGCTTGGATACTATTCGCGTGCACGCAACCTGAAAAAATGCGCCGACGCCGTGGTCCGGCAGCATGACGGCAAGTTTCCGGGCAGCGCCGCAGCACTGAAGGAACTGCCGGGCATCGGCGACTATACTTCGGCCGCAATCGCTGCAATCGCCTTTGGCGAAGCGGTCGCAGTTGTGGACGGCAATGTGGAACGTGTGATTTCACGGCTTTACACAATCGATACGCCCCTTCCTGCAGCAAAACCGGAAATCCGCGCGCTCATGGGGCAATTGACTCCCATCGACAGGCCCGGGGATTTTGCGCAGGCGATGATGGATCTGGGCGCAACCATATGCACGCCGCGGCGTCCAGCTTGTGCCATCTGTCCGCTCAATGACGATTGCATGGCGCTCAAATCCCGCGACCCGGAAGAGTTTCCGGTAAAGGCGCCCAAAGCGGAAAAGCCAATTCGCACGGGCGCGGCATTCATTGCCATTGCCGACGATGGTTCGGTTTTCCTGCGCAAGCGGAAGGATGAAGGACTGCTCGCCGGGATGACCGAAGTTCCGGGTAGCCCATGGACCGCTCGCATTGATGGCGATACGACTATCGATGCGGCTCCGTTCCCCGCGCAATGGACAGCTTCCGGTTCGATTACGCATGTTTTCACGCATTTCGAACTGCGGCTCTCCGTCTATCGTTCGGAAAATGTCAGCAAGGCTGCATCCAGCGACGGCTGGTGGTCCCTCCCGACCGAGCTTTCAGACGAGGCATTGCCAACAGTCATGAAAAAGGCGATCACCGCTGCCATACCAGAAGCTTTCAAAGGGAAGAGGAAAAACCGTTGA
- a CDS encoding HAD family hydrolase — translation MSSPVRHIVFDIGRVLIHYDPELAYLDIIPDATERRWFLENICTGAWNIEQDRGRTWHEAEALLIDAYPEKSDHIRAFRQNWNRMVPHAYEDSVEILRGLIGNGHDVTMLTNFASDTFREAQGRFPFLTESRGVTVSGDIRMLKPDREIYDHHVASFDLDPAATLFIDDTMHNVEGARRAGWQAVHFTGAIKLAADLKALGLAF, via the coding sequence TTGAGCAGTCCCGTCAGGCACATCGTCTTCGACATCGGCAGGGTTCTTATCCATTACGATCCCGAACTCGCCTATCTCGATATTATTCCCGATGCGACTGAACGGCGTTGGTTCCTGGAGAATATCTGTACCGGCGCATGGAATATCGAACAGGATCGCGGGAGAACCTGGCATGAGGCTGAGGCGTTGCTGATTGATGCATACCCGGAGAAAAGCGATCACATCCGTGCGTTCCGGCAAAACTGGAACCGCATGGTGCCGCACGCTTATGAGGACAGTGTCGAAATTCTGCGCGGCCTCATCGGGAACGGCCACGACGTCACCATGCTGACGAATTTTGCTTCCGATACGTTCCGGGAAGCGCAGGGGCGGTTTCCATTTCTGACTGAAAGCCGGGGCGTCACCGTGTCGGGCGACATCCGCATGCTTAAACCGGACCGGGAAATCTACGATCATCACGTTGCGTCATTCGATCTCGACCCGGCAGCTACGCTTTTCATCGATGACACGATGCACAATGTGGAAGGTGCCAGGCGGGCTGGCTGGCAGGCCGTGCATTTTACTGGTGCGATCAAGCTGGCCGCTGACTT
- a CDS encoding SDR family NAD(P)-dependent oxidoreductase yields the protein MKAIVTGAAGFIGFHTAQRLLDEGWQVVGIDNVNDYYPVALKETRLSKLHMRDGFRFAKADISDAAALTAAIGSDRDADVIVHLAAQAGVRYSIENPSAYISANVQGQVTVFETALRLEKRPPVVYASSSSVYGANEKVPFSESDPVDHPVSIYAATKRSGELLAYSYRHVHKLHSAGLRFFTVYGPYGRPDMAPWLFTSAILKGEPIRVFNNGEMQRDFTFVDDIVSGVVGAVRRIIDKPEDTAPVYNLGNNRPVMLNDFIAAIEKATGKQAVRKLEPMPAADVPRTYADITLAARDLGFSPKTTLDQGIPLFVEWFRGYNGAR from the coding sequence ATGAAAGCGATTGTAACGGGCGCTGCCGGGTTCATCGGGTTCCATACTGCGCAGCGACTGCTGGACGAGGGCTGGCAGGTTGTTGGCATCGACAATGTAAACGATTATTATCCGGTCGCGTTGAAGGAAACGCGGCTTTCGAAGCTTCACATGCGGGATGGGTTCCGGTTCGCGAAGGCGGATATTTCCGACGCCGCAGCGCTCACGGCTGCAATCGGCTCCGACCGTGATGCGGATGTCATCGTGCATCTCGCTGCCCAGGCAGGCGTACGTTATTCCATTGAGAACCCCTCGGCCTATATCTCCGCCAATGTTCAGGGACAGGTCACGGTTTTCGAAACCGCGCTGCGACTGGAGAAGCGGCCGCCGGTGGTCTATGCCAGTTCGTCGTCGGTCTATGGCGCAAACGAAAAAGTGCCGTTTTCCGAGAGCGATCCAGTCGATCATCCTGTATCGATCTATGCCGCAACAAAGCGCTCTGGCGAATTGCTGGCTTACTCCTATCGTCACGTGCATAAGCTCCACTCTGCAGGTTTGCGCTTCTTCACGGTCTACGGCCCCTATGGGCGTCCCGACATGGCGCCGTGGCTGTTCACCTCGGCGATCCTCAAGGGCGAGCCGATCCGCGTGTTCAACAATGGCGAAATGCAGCGGGATTTTACCTTCGTGGACGATATCGTCAGCGGGGTGGTCGGCGCGGTGCGACGCATAATCGACAAGCCGGAAGATACGGCGCCCGTCTATAATCTAGGCAACAACCGGCCTGTGATGCTCAACGATTTCATCGCCGCGATCGAGAAAGCGACCGGCAAGCAAGCCGTCCGCAAGCTCGAACCCATGCCCGCCGCCGATGTGCCGCGCACCTATGCCGACATCACGCTTGCCGCCCGCGACCTTGGCTTTAGTCCGAAAACCACGCTCGATCAGGGTATTCCTTTGTTCGTGGAGTGGTTTCGCGGCTATAATGGAGCGCGATGA